Proteins encoded together in one Anoxybacillus flavithermus window:
- the hcp gene encoding hydroxylamine reductase — MFCHQCEQTPTGGCTVVGVCGKDETIASLQDTIVFALKGIAAYRTHAHQLGYTDPFVDTTTHEALYMTLTNSNFNVQEHIDMAMKVGRAAIRVMELLDRAHTERLGIPQPVRVTQNRIEGKCILVTGHNLFALEQLLKQTEGKGINIYTHSEMLPAHGYPQLKKYKHLKGNVGKAWYDQRRLFEKFPGAILATTNCVMPIKGSYADRMFSYDVAGLEHVQKIENDDFTPLIEKALQLPEANIESDETLVTGFHHETVIQISPEIIQAVKEGKIERFFVIAGCDAPGKGGEYYRTLATSLPKNTVILTTSCGKFRFNDVDYGVVPGTNIPRYIDLGQCNNSISTVKIAMALAEAFGCEVNELPVSIVLSWFEQKAVAILLGLFSLGIQDIRIGPKAPHFISESVLRVLQDMFGLKLIGDVEEDMQAMLAH, encoded by the coding sequence TTGCAAGTTTGCAAGATACGATCGTATTTGCATTAAAAGGAATTGCAGCATATCGCACGCATGCCCATCAACTTGGGTATACCGATCCGTTCGTTGATACAACGACACATGAAGCGTTATATATGACGTTAACAAACTCTAACTTTAACGTACAAGAACATATAGACATGGCGATGAAAGTCGGAAGAGCAGCCATTCGCGTAATGGAACTACTCGATCGAGCACATACAGAACGACTTGGCATTCCTCAACCTGTTCGTGTAACGCAAAATAGAATTGAAGGAAAATGTATTCTCGTTACAGGACATAACTTATTTGCCCTTGAACAACTATTAAAACAAACAGAAGGAAAAGGAATTAACATTTACACACATTCCGAAATGCTTCCAGCACATGGTTACCCACAATTAAAAAAATATAAACATCTGAAAGGAAATGTCGGAAAAGCATGGTACGATCAACGTCGCCTATTTGAAAAATTCCCTGGTGCTATTTTAGCGACAACAAACTGTGTCATGCCGATAAAAGGTTCATATGCTGATCGCATGTTTTCATATGATGTAGCCGGATTAGAACATGTGCAAAAAATCGAAAACGATGATTTCACGCCGTTAATTGAGAAAGCGCTACAACTTCCAGAAGCAAACATTGAATCGGATGAAACGTTAGTGACTGGTTTCCATCACGAAACTGTAATTCAAATTTCACCAGAAATTATTCAAGCTGTAAAAGAAGGAAAAATTGAACGCTTTTTCGTTATCGCAGGTTGCGACGCTCCTGGAAAAGGCGGTGAATATTATCGCACGTTAGCTACATCGTTACCGAAAAACACTGTCATTTTAACGACATCCTGTGGGAAATTCCGCTTTAACGATGTCGACTACGGGGTTGTTCCTGGCACGAACATTCCACGATATATTGATTTAGGGCAATGCAACAACTCGATTTCGACTGTCAAAATTGCAATGGCGCTTGCGGAAGCATTCGGCTGTGAGGTCAATGAGTTACCGGTCAGCATCGTTCTTTCATGGTTTGAACAAAAAGCAGTTGCAATCTTACTCGGATTGTTTAGTTTAGGCATTCAAGACATTCGAATTGGACCGAAAGCACCGCACTTTATTTCTGAAAGTGTGTTACGCGTCCTACAAGACATGTTCGGTCTCAAACTTATCGGCGATGTAGAAGAAGATATGCAAGCGATGCTCGCACATTAA
- a CDS encoding diguanylate cyclase domain-containing protein: protein MIHDAQHGRIVSYDILKEDERKNIYVQATALCNKTGMLQAIVVTYRDAPFIDMRLTSSMASMASEFTFILSSEGEITYVSPSAQHVLKCAEEVCNHELFSFVHHDDIPLLMEKLHTIYATKEKETTVECRWRTHKGHFIWIDMHAQPLLNEKNEIEHVIVVAKDITKWKCCEEELIKLKHFDSLTNIPNRFYFETYVQHMIQKMRPFALCYIDFDKIKWINDHFSYQAGDFFLQEAVRRIQQHLQQEDFFARIGGDEFVIVLHDVNKETMVARMDHLLQSFVEPFRYKEHVIQSGLSIGVTFSPQDGTDLDTLLKQADQALCYAKERGKGYHFYHPQQNRKTMIEQELPLALLNNQFYLCYQPKVSLDNKSIMGVEALMRWTHPTLGVISPLEFIPIAEKNGFIFEITTWVLKEACQQVKQWKTHFPTLKLAVNLSPFLLNRKEFVMHVKNILQETQFPPNYLILGNYSATS, encoded by the coding sequence TTGATTCATGATGCACAACATGGTCGCATCGTTTCGTATGATATTTTGAAGGAAGATGAGCGTAAAAATATATATGTTCAAGCCACCGCTCTATGTAACAAAACAGGTATGCTACAAGCCATTGTTGTGACGTATCGTGACGCACCGTTTATTGATATGCGTCTCACTTCTTCTATGGCTTCAATGGCGTCTGAATTTACATTTATTTTATCATCAGAAGGTGAAATTACATACGTTTCACCAAGCGCTCAACACGTGCTAAAATGCGCAGAAGAAGTGTGTAACCATGAGTTGTTTTCTTTCGTTCATCATGATGACATCCCGCTTTTGATGGAAAAATTACATACGATTTACGCGACAAAAGAGAAAGAAACAACTGTTGAATGTCGTTGGCGAACACACAAAGGGCATTTCATATGGATTGATATGCATGCTCAGCCGTTACTAAATGAAAAAAATGAGATAGAACACGTGATTGTTGTGGCAAAAGATATTACAAAATGGAAATGTTGTGAGGAAGAACTGATCAAATTAAAACATTTCGATTCGCTAACTAATATTCCAAACCGCTTTTATTTTGAAACGTATGTGCAACACATGATTCAAAAAATGCGTCCATTTGCATTATGCTACATTGATTTTGACAAAATTAAGTGGATTAACGATCATTTTTCATATCAAGCAGGGGACTTTTTTTTACAAGAGGCGGTTCGTCGCATTCAGCAACATTTGCAACAAGAAGACTTTTTTGCTCGTATCGGTGGCGATGAGTTTGTCATTGTGTTACATGATGTCAACAAAGAGACGATGGTTGCGCGCATGGACCATTTGCTTCAATCGTTTGTAGAGCCATTTCGATATAAAGAGCATGTCATCCAATCAGGTCTTTCTATTGGGGTGACGTTCTCTCCGCAAGATGGTACGGATTTAGACACGTTGCTGAAACAAGCCGACCAAGCGCTTTGCTATGCGAAGGAACGTGGGAAAGGGTATCACTTTTATCACCCTCAACAAAATCGAAAAACGATGATTGAACAAGAGTTACCGCTTGCGTTATTGAACAATCAGTTTTATTTATGTTATCAACCGAAAGTGTCGTTAGATAATAAATCAATTATGGGGGTCGAGGCGCTCATGCGTTGGACACACCCGACGCTCGGAGTGATCTCGCCATTAGAGTTTATCCCAATTGCTGAGAAAAACGGCTTCATTTTTGAAATTACAACATGGGTGTTAAAAGAAGCGTGCCAACAAGTAAAACAATGGAAAACTCATTTTCCGACATTAAAGCTCGCAGTAAACTTATCACCATTTTTACTCAATCGAAAAGAATTTGTGATGCATGTGAAAAATATTTTGCAAGAAACACAGTTTCCACCTAACTATTTAATTTTAGGTAACTATTCAGCCACATCATAA
- the tnpC gene encoding IS66 family transposase: MLTVQQAVFTVESLISKVQQQKQLITHQQQVIEQLLKENKQLRKENEQLKYRVQELEARTKKNSSNSHLPPSSDRFANTRSSRQPSGNKPGGQEGHQGTTLRQVEHPHHRVVHRVHTCQGCGVSLRDVKPFKVDIRQVFDVPPVAIEVTQHEREVKSCPHCRCVQQAEFPSHVTNHVQYGPRLTALVVYLHHIQLIPYKRLSDTIEALYQHSISTGTLANMVKRGREALESNMDIIEDALLESNILHVDETSLRINGKLAWVHVACTSRYTYLASHASRGKKATDEIGILPQYKGTMMHDGFGTYPKYTHATHALCHAHHLRELKGFIEQGHTWAMRMTTFLLAAKQAVEAHHGALSEEEARRWERVYDRILERAQHRLETMTPLPKKALAFVRRLQKRKEEALRFLREVHVPFDNNQAERDLRMVKVKENISGTFRVETFAQSFCITRSIVSTLTKHEKNVWDSLCLLLTGDTLDRVLSTT; encoded by the coding sequence ATGTTGACGGTACAACAAGCTGTATTTACAGTTGAAAGCTTAATCAGCAAAGTCCAACAACAAAAGCAGCTCATTACTCACCAACAACAAGTCATTGAGCAACTGTTGAAAGAAAACAAACAGCTACGCAAAGAAAATGAACAACTGAAGTACCGTGTTCAAGAGCTGGAAGCACGCACGAAAAAAAACAGCTCCAATAGCCATTTGCCCCCATCTTCTGACCGTTTTGCCAACACACGTTCTTCTCGTCAACCATCTGGCAACAAGCCAGGCGGACAAGAAGGACATCAAGGAACGACGCTCCGTCAAGTGGAACATCCACATCATCGTGTCGTCCACCGTGTGCATACGTGTCAAGGATGTGGGGTTTCTTTGCGTGACGTCAAACCGTTCAAAGTCGATATCCGTCAAGTGTTTGATGTCCCTCCTGTGGCGATCGAGGTGACACAACATGAACGTGAAGTGAAATCGTGTCCGCATTGTCGATGCGTGCAACAAGCCGAATTCCCATCCCATGTCACGAATCATGTGCAATACGGTCCACGCCTTACTGCGCTCGTTGTTTATTTACATCATATCCAATTGATCCCGTACAAGCGTTTAAGTGATACAATCGAAGCGTTATATCAACACTCGATTAGTACAGGAACCCTTGCCAATATGGTGAAACGAGGACGCGAAGCGCTGGAATCAAATATGGACATCATCGAAGACGCCTTACTTGAATCCAACATCCTGCATGTCGATGAAACGAGTTTGCGCATCAATGGGAAACTCGCATGGGTGCATGTCGCGTGTACATCGAGATATACATACTTGGCTTCTCACGCTTCTCGTGGAAAGAAAGCAACGGATGAGATCGGGATTCTTCCACAATACAAAGGGACGATGATGCACGATGGGTTCGGTACGTATCCGAAATACACACATGCCACCCATGCCCTTTGTCATGCCCACCATTTGCGTGAGTTAAAAGGATTCATCGAACAAGGGCATACGTGGGCGATGCGCATGACCACGTTTCTGTTAGCCGCCAAGCAAGCCGTCGAAGCCCATCACGGTGCACTTTCCGAAGAAGAAGCGAGACGGTGGGAACGAGTGTATGATCGCATCCTAGAAAGAGCACAACATCGATTGGAAACGATGACACCTCTTCCGAAAAAAGCACTCGCTTTTGTTCGACGGCTTCAGAAACGAAAGGAAGAAGCGTTGCGTTTCTTACGTGAAGTACATGTTCCCTTTGACAACAACCAAGCCGAACGCGATCTTCGCATGGTTAAAGTCAAAGAGAACATTTCGGGTACGTTTCGCGTAGAAACATTCGCCCAGTCTTTTTGTATCACAAGAAGCATCGTTTCCACACTGACGAAACACGAAAAAAACGTGTGGGATTCGTTATGTCTTCTGTTGACGGGTGACACGCTTGATCGCGTTCTTTCTACCACTTAG
- a CDS encoding nitrous oxide reductase accessory protein NosL, whose protein sequence is MKKIASLFFVCFLVACSGAKTYEPEEINPDIDVCVVCNMSITAEPYATEIILKDGTVHKFDDIGCMIEWMNKSKEDIAKKYVRDVTNGEWIELEHAVFVYNPNYWTPMNYGVVSFANEKHAKVYMEQEGNGELWTYEQLKKHRWGFEQ, encoded by the coding sequence ATGAAAAAAATTGCTAGCCTTTTCTTTGTATGTTTTCTCGTCGCATGTAGTGGAGCGAAAACGTACGAGCCTGAAGAAATTAATCCAGATATTGATGTATGTGTAGTTTGTAATATGAGTATAACAGCAGAACCATATGCTACAGAAATAATTTTAAAAGATGGAACGGTGCATAAGTTTGATGATATTGGGTGCATGATCGAGTGGATGAATAAAAGCAAAGAGGACATTGCAAAGAAATACGTTCGCGATGTAACAAACGGGGAGTGGATTGAGCTTGAGCACGCTGTTTTTGTATACAATCCAAATTATTGGACGCCGATGAATTATGGAGTCGTTTCATTTGCAAACGAAAAACATGCCAAAGTATACATGGAACAAGAAGGAAATGGAGAGTTATGGACGTATGAGCAATTAAAAAAACATCGGTGGGGATTTGAACAATGA
- a CDS encoding thermonuclease family protein yields the protein MRKWIMFFTAIVFIVGCTSQNKEKTFVTTVEYVVDGDTVKIKKDGEIVTVRLLNIDTPETYREKQAYGEEAKQFAKDVLLHKKVTVELSAKEQPYDRYGRLLAYIWLEDGTLYQEKIVQEGFARVAYVFEPDTKYAKKLYKAQEKAKKAKKRIWSVDGYVTEEGFNMSVWLNKAS from the coding sequence ATGAGAAAATGGATTATGTTTTTTACGGCAATTGTCTTTATTGTCGGTTGTACATCGCAAAATAAAGAGAAAACATTTGTTACGACAGTAGAATATGTTGTTGATGGGGATACAGTAAAAATAAAAAAAGATGGCGAAATCGTAACGGTTCGTCTACTAAATATCGATACCCCCGAAACGTATCGCGAAAAACAGGCGTATGGCGAAGAGGCAAAACAATTCGCTAAAGACGTTTTGCTTCACAAAAAAGTGACAGTTGAACTAAGCGCAAAAGAACAACCGTACGATCGTTATGGTCGATTGCTTGCGTACATATGGTTAGAGGATGGAACTTTATACCAAGAAAAAATTGTACAAGAAGGGTTTGCGCGTGTTGCTTACGTATTTGAACCGGACACAAAATATGCAAAAAAATTGTATAAAGCACAAGAAAAAGCAAAAAAAGCAAAAAAACGAATATGGAGTGTCGATGGATACGTGACAGAAGAAGGATTTAATATGAGTGTATGGTTAAATAAAGCTTCGTAA
- a CDS encoding ABC transporter ATP-binding protein — MLEVRQLTKIYNEQNKVENISFSVQEGQCLALCGGNGAGKSTIIKMLIGQLPPTKGDMYVNEQPIQNNDKQWFSFMPDHLQFPPLLTGYEVLSLFGQWQGATDERVKQCLDVVGLTNDQHKQVRMYSKGMQQRLAFAQALLADAALLILDEPTNGLDPYWVWEFKRLIRLEKEKGKAIIFSTHMLSIVEEIADTVVFIHQGQMLIYDSVSALCQDGKSLESIFFAQISQHMSY; from the coding sequence ATGCTTGAAGTGAGACAATTGACGAAAATATATAACGAACAAAATAAAGTAGAAAACATTTCTTTTTCTGTTCAAGAAGGACAATGTTTAGCGTTATGCGGCGGTAACGGTGCAGGAAAAAGCACGATTATTAAAATGCTAATCGGACAGCTCCCACCGACGAAAGGAGACATGTATGTAAACGAACAACCAATTCAAAACAACGACAAGCAATGGTTTTCGTTTATGCCGGATCATCTTCAATTTCCCCCGCTTTTAACAGGTTATGAAGTGTTATCTTTATTTGGACAATGGCAAGGAGCAACAGACGAGCGGGTGAAACAATGTTTAGATGTTGTCGGACTGACGAATGATCAACATAAGCAAGTAAGGATGTATTCAAAAGGCATGCAACAGCGGCTCGCTTTTGCGCAAGCGCTCTTAGCGGATGCCGCATTGCTTATTTTAGATGAACCAACAAACGGTTTAGATCCGTATTGGGTATGGGAATTTAAACGACTTATTCGTTTGGAAAAGGAAAAGGGAAAAGCTATTATTTTTTCGACACATATGCTGTCAATAGTTGAGGAAATTGCAGATACTGTCGTATTTATTCATCAAGGACAAATGCTTATATACGATTCGGTTTCCGCGCTTTGTCAAGATGGAAAATCGTTAGAGTCTATATTTTTTGCACAAATTTCACAACATATGTCATACTGA
- a CDS encoding ABC transporter permease, with protein MNTAIKYQWMMMIRSKWLITFAVLFAVLSSTVIASSGHEASGVFTRSTAALLNLSLLLVPLVALLAGSLFIAGEKEDGRLSLILTYPVSTHSLTLGLYVGSCISLWTVVALGYGSASIALFATGGTWSTFVFLSFVFTIVLTSIFLAIALFVGLVASNRLQALGISLFIWAFSVLFYEFIVLFLLSVVPKQWTIFLFALSIILNPVELVRVWTVAALKSSALFGPQLYEWSKWAESASGQLTFIAIACIWIIVPLFLVNVWMKRGKRYA; from the coding sequence ATGAATACAGCGATAAAGTACCAATGGATGATGATGATTCGTAGCAAATGGCTTATCACTTTTGCCGTTTTGTTTGCCGTTTTATCATCAACTGTGATCGCAAGTAGCGGACACGAGGCATCAGGAGTATTTACACGTTCGACCGCGGCTTTATTAAATTTGTCCCTTTTGCTTGTCCCACTCGTTGCTTTATTAGCAGGTAGTTTGTTTATTGCGGGGGAAAAGGAAGACGGCCGATTATCGCTTATATTAACATATCCGGTTTCCACTCACTCTTTAACGCTTGGTTTATATGTGGGGAGCTGCATATCATTATGGACAGTTGTTGCGCTCGGGTATGGAAGTGCAAGTATCGCTCTTTTTGCAACAGGAGGGACGTGGTCGACGTTTGTTTTCCTTTCATTTGTATTCACCATTGTATTAACAAGTATTTTTTTAGCGATTGCTTTATTCGTTGGACTTGTTGCCTCTAATCGTTTACAAGCCCTCGGCATTAGTTTATTTATTTGGGCGTTTTCCGTTTTATTTTATGAATTTATCGTATTATTTTTATTATCAGTTGTTCCAAAGCAATGGACCATTTTTTTATTTGCTTTATCTATCATATTGAATCCGGTTGAACTCGTGCGTGTTTGGACCGTGGCTGCTCTGAAAAGTAGCGCACTATTTGGTCCGCAATTATATGAATGGTCAAAATGGGCAGAGAGTGCAAGTGGCCAGCTTACCTTTATTGCAATCGCATGCATATGGATCATTGTGCCGTTGTTTTTAGTAAACGTATGGATGAAACGAGGGAAACGTTATGCTTGA
- a CDS encoding nitrous oxide reductase family maturation protein NosD, which yields MRSLFFLLIPIVTLLFTKTVYGEKIEAHKQLQQAIDEAHAGDVLIVKKGIYKGPIIIHKPIHLIAEPGAVVDGEGSEYVVTIRAPRVHVEGLTIRNSAYGKGAGVLIQKSSHVTLKHVRIEHVHYGVYVEKGTNINLLNNVIRGRDIHFAQRGNGIHLLKTSGVVVRENHISRVQDGIYLDWAKHTMIEKNEVTNARYAIHFMYAEDGMAKENVLAENINGMMMMMSKQFTIGYNTIAKQLDYRGYGALIYDSEHVVMHNNTFRYNSTALSLQNARHCHVKDNEFIGNYRALHSLYENPNIIVVKNKFLGNMEDALIQGAPITFDDGIKGNYWDAYQFYDFNDDGVGDTPHRIRSMYSRLLRKWPSVQFYFQSPALSLLDTTESFFTQAQAQGEDRFPLIEVDRNKNETIERSWKLLLFGSILFVSSLLMIGYGRRMTYEKNC from the coding sequence ATGCGTAGCTTATTTTTTTTGCTCATACCGATCGTTACACTTTTGTTTACAAAAACGGTATATGGAGAAAAGATTGAAGCACATAAACAACTGCAACAAGCTATTGATGAAGCACATGCTGGCGACGTGTTAATCGTGAAAAAAGGGATATACAAAGGTCCGATCATCATTCATAAGCCGATTCATCTCATTGCTGAACCCGGAGCGGTAGTTGATGGGGAAGGAAGCGAATATGTTGTGACAATTCGTGCTCCTCGCGTTCATGTCGAAGGATTAACGATTCGCAACAGCGCATATGGAAAAGGAGCTGGTGTGCTCATTCAAAAAAGTTCACATGTTACGTTAAAACACGTACGTATAGAACATGTACATTACGGTGTTTATGTAGAAAAAGGAACAAATATCAACCTTTTAAACAATGTCATTCGTGGACGAGATATTCATTTCGCTCAACGAGGAAACGGTATTCACCTATTGAAGACAAGCGGGGTTGTTGTGCGAGAAAATCATATTTCACGTGTGCAAGATGGCATTTATTTAGATTGGGCTAAACATACAATGATCGAAAAAAACGAAGTAACGAATGCACGCTATGCCATTCATTTCATGTATGCTGAAGACGGGATGGCAAAAGAAAATGTGCTCGCAGAAAATATTAATGGAATGATGATGATGATGTCCAAGCAGTTTACGATTGGATATAATACGATTGCTAAACAATTAGATTATCGTGGATACGGAGCGCTCATTTACGATAGTGAACATGTAGTGATGCACAACAACACCTTCCGTTATAATAGCACAGCTTTATCGTTACAAAACGCACGTCATTGTCATGTAAAAGATAATGAATTTATCGGTAACTATCGTGCATTGCACAGCTTATATGAAAATCCCAACATCATTGTTGTGAAAAATAAATTTTTAGGAAATATGGAAGATGCACTTATCCAAGGAGCGCCCATTACATTTGATGACGGAATAAAAGGGAATTATTGGGATGCTTATCAGTTTTATGATTTCAATGATGATGGAGTCGGTGATACCCCACATCGCATTCGTTCTATGTATAGTCGACTGCTGCGGAAATGGCCAAGTGTGCAATTTTATTTTCAAAGTCCGGCGTTATCACTTCTTGATACAACGGAGTCATTTTTTACGCAAGCACAGGCGCAAGGGGAAGACCGCTTTCCACTTATAGAAGTCGATCGCAATAAAAACGAAACAATCGAAAGATCGTGGAAACTGTTGCTGTTTGGAAGCATTTTATTTGTAAGCAGCTTGCTTATGATTGGATATGGAAGGAGAATGACATATGAAAAAAATTGCTAG
- a CDS encoding histidine phosphatase family protein: MLKLYVIRHAETEWNAQQRMQGWKDSPLTEKEKKQAALLHDRFRTVPFTAAYCSPSDRTKETAQIVLGQRHVPIYFDERLREIYLGDWEGKTIAEIAQSDEQNHYHFYHDPDAYKPIIGETFFDVQRRAVATIQHIAKNHSEGHILVVTHGMVIRTLLVYWKQQTLAELWKNSRVYGTSVTIVSFDGEKWDMECESDISHLESGLTHL, from the coding sequence GTGTTAAAATTATACGTCATTCGTCATGCTGAAACAGAGTGGAATGCACAACAACGCATGCAAGGATGGAAAGACTCGCCTTTAACTGAAAAGGAAAAAAAACAGGCAGCACTTTTACACGATCGGTTTCGTACAGTTCCGTTTACTGCTGCGTATTGTAGTCCAAGTGATCGTACGAAAGAAACAGCACAAATTGTTTTAGGGCAACGTCATGTGCCAATATATTTTGATGAACGGCTACGTGAGATTTACTTAGGTGATTGGGAAGGGAAAACGATTGCAGAAATTGCGCAATCCGACGAGCAAAATCATTATCATTTTTATCATGATCCAGATGCATACAAGCCGATTATTGGCGAGACGTTTTTTGATGTTCAACGTCGAGCTGTTGCTACGATCCAACATATAGCTAAAAATCATTCAGAAGGTCATATTCTTGTCGTTACACATGGTATGGTGATTCGCACGCTTCTTGTATATTGGAAACAACAAACGCTTGCGGAGTTGTGGAAAAATAGCCGTGTATACGGTACGAGTGTGACGATCGTATCGTTTGACGGGGAAAAGTGGGATATGGAATGTGAATCAGACATTTCACATCTTGAAAGTGGGCTGACACATTTATGA